In Flavobacterium okayamense, a single window of DNA contains:
- a CDS encoding cytochrome C oxidase subunit IV family protein, whose amino-acid sequence MAHAHESNIKRIWTVFGILSVITIVEVALGIVKPDSLHLTSVLGTSPLNWIFIILTLVKAYYITWAFMHMEGEKKWFRRSIVWTVVFLIIYLVTMLLIEGDYIYQVFKSGHLKWLF is encoded by the coding sequence ATGGCACACGCACACGAATCAAATATTAAAAGAATCTGGACAGTTTTCGGAATCTTATCTGTAATTACTATTGTTGAAGTTGCTTTAGGTATTGTTAAACCTGATAGCTTACATTTAACATCAGTATTAGGAACAAGTCCTTTAAACTGGATCTTCATCATTTTAACGTTAGTTAAAGCATATTATATTACATGGGCTTTCATGCACATGGAAGGTGAAAAAAAATGGTTTAGAAGATCAATCGTTTGGACGGTAGTTTTCCTTATCATCTATTTAGTAACAATGTTACTTATTGAAGGTGATTATATTTATCAAGTTTTCAAAAGCGGTCATTTAAAATGGTTGTTTTAA
- a CDS encoding SCO family protein — protein sequence MKKSYIGLAFIILIFGIWVVKEINARYYSKSDLFEIGSAPRFELTNQDGKIVTDQDYLGKVYVLEFFFSTCPTICPKMNQNMLKLQDEFGGNENFGIASITINPENDSPEVLKEHAKHLGVTMNSWNMLTGDRNYIYDLSNKGFNLYAKENKNVSGGFEHSGLFALIDKEGNIRCRKDEFGNPILYYDGIEESGIKAIKEDIKILLEE from the coding sequence ATGAAAAAGTCATATATAGGATTAGCTTTCATTATTTTAATTTTTGGAATTTGGGTAGTCAAAGAAATTAATGCACGTTATTATTCAAAATCGGATTTATTTGAAATTGGTTCAGCACCCAGATTCGAATTAACAAATCAAGACGGAAAAATAGTAACTGATCAAGATTATCTGGGAAAAGTTTATGTGTTAGAATTTTTCTTTTCTACTTGCCCAACTATTTGTCCAAAAATGAATCAAAACATGTTGAAGTTACAAGATGAGTTTGGTGGTAATGAAAACTTTGGAATTGCTTCAATTACAATTAATCCTGAAAATGATTCTCCAGAAGTTTTAAAAGAGCATGCTAAACATTTAGGAGTAACCATGAATTCTTGGAATATGTTAACGGGAGATAGAAATTATATTTATGATTTGTCAAACAAAGGCTTTAATTTGTATGCGAAAGAAAATAAAAATGTTTCTGGCGGATTTGAGCATTCTGGTTTGTTTGCCCTAATCGACAAAGAGGGGAATATTCGTTGCAGAAAAGACGAGTTTGGAAACCCTATTTTGTATTACGACGGAATTGAAGAAAGTGGCATTAAAGCGATTAAAGAAGATATTAAAATTTTATTAGAGGAATAA
- a CDS encoding cytochrome c oxidase subunit 3, whose translation MGAAVTTHDEHALLDGGPGPLGATYGKMMMWYFILSDALTFSGFLAAYGFSRFKFIETWPIADEVFTHFPFLHGVDAPMYYVALMTFILIFSSVTMVLAVDAGHHMKQKKVALYMALTIVGGFIFLGSQAWEWKNFIKGEFGAIETQGGAMLQFVNKEGERVALAEFAKVLPEDREQLERKDGVWFMGEGSLPSYSVNEVVEGFKANPDLLIRTEQIVDKKKVVLSREESIKRLADAQYVVEGANLVRNEYGHKLFADFFFFITGFHGFHVFSGVVINIIIFFNVLLGTYEKRKSYEMVEKVGLYWHFVDLVWVFVFTFFYLV comes from the coding sequence ATGGGAGCAGCAGTTACTACTCATGATGAACACGCTTTATTAGACGGCGGTCCAGGCCCATTAGGAGCTACCTATGGTAAAATGATGATGTGGTATTTCATTTTATCAGATGCTTTAACTTTTTCGGGATTCCTTGCCGCTTACGGTTTTTCTAGATTTAAATTTATTGAAACTTGGCCAATTGCCGATGAAGTGTTTACGCACTTTCCTTTTTTACATGGTGTAGATGCGCCAATGTATTATGTAGCATTAATGACATTTATCCTTATCTTTTCTTCTGTTACTATGGTACTTGCAGTAGATGCAGGACATCATATGAAACAAAAGAAAGTTGCTTTGTATATGGCATTAACTATTGTTGGAGGTTTTATTTTCTTAGGCTCTCAAGCTTGGGAATGGAAAAACTTCATCAAAGGAGAGTTTGGAGCGATCGAAACTCAAGGTGGTGCAATGTTACAATTCGTTAACAAAGAAGGTGAGAGAGTTGCTTTAGCTGAATTTGCAAAAGTATTACCTGAAGATAGAGAACAATTAGAAAGAAAAGACGGTGTTTGGTTCATGGGTGAAGGTAGTCTTCCAAGTTATTCTGTAAATGAAGTGGTTGAAGGTTTCAAAGCAAATCCTGATTTATTAATAAGAACAGAGCAAATTGTTGATAAGAAAAAAGTTGTTTTGTCAAGAGAAGAATCTATCAAAAGATTAGCTGATGCTCAATATGTAGTAGAAGGTGCTAATTTAGTTCGTAATGAATACGGTCATAAATTGTTTGCTGATTTCTTTTTCTTTATTACTGGTTTCCACGGATTTCACGTTTTCTCTGGTGTTGTAATCAATATCATTATTTTCTTTAATGTATTATTAGGTACTTACGAGAAGAGAAAAAGCTACGAAATGGTTGAAAAAGTAGGTTTATACTGGCACTTTGTCGATTTAGTATGGGTGTTTGTATTTACATTCTTCTACTTAGTTTAA
- a CDS encoding DUF420 domain-containing protein, with protein MENNTVETKYNKWITILSIAIPIAVAALFGVSFKRLGIDVEPFTFLPPIYATINGLTAVILVVAVLAIKNGNRKLHENLMKIAIGCSIAFLLMYVAYHMSAESTKYLGDYKALYFFILISHIVFSIAIIPLVLITYVKALAQRFDKHKKIAKITFPIWLYIAVTGVIVYLMISPYYA; from the coding sequence ATGGAAAATAATACAGTTGAAACAAAATATAATAAATGGATAACTATTTTATCTATAGCAATCCCAATTGCTGTGGCTGCTCTTTTTGGAGTAAGCTTCAAAAGATTAGGAATCGATGTAGAACCTTTTACTTTCTTGCCTCCTATTTACGCAACAATAAACGGATTAACAGCTGTAATTTTAGTTGTAGCAGTACTTGCTATTAAAAACGGAAATAGAAAATTACATGAAAACTTAATGAAAATAGCCATAGGTTGTTCTATTGCGTTTTTGTTAATGTATGTGGCATATCACATGTCGGCAGAATCTACAAAGTATTTGGGCGATTATAAAGCTTTGTATTTCTTTATTTTAATTTCACATATTGTATTTTCGATTGCGATTATTCCTTTGGTTTTAATTACGTATGTAAAAGCATTAGCACAACGATTCGACAAACACAAAAAGATTGCAAAAATTACATTTCCTATTTGGTTATACATTGCAGTTACTGGTGTTATAGTTTATTTAATGATTTCTCCTTATTATGCATAA
- a CDS encoding cytochrome c oxidase subunit 3, which produces MEENKLQEEYLQKSKTYKMFMIFGMISIVMIFAGLTSAFIVSKSRKDWLQDFEIPDTFLISTILLLISSLTFWLAKKTIQKGKNSQGMIMLLFTLVLGVLFVIFQFKGFNFLFDKGLVPVGPSGSVTISFLYAFVIVHIAHLFGGFISLLVVIYNHYKQKYKTGQTLGIELSAMYWHFMDFIWLGLFLFFYFFK; this is translated from the coding sequence ATGGAAGAGAATAAATTACAAGAAGAATATCTTCAAAAATCAAAAACATACAAAATGTTTATGATTTTTGGAATGATTAGCATTGTGATGATTTTTGCTGGTTTAACAAGTGCTTTTATTGTTAGTAAATCAAGAAAGGATTGGTTGCAAGATTTTGAAATTCCTGATACTTTTTTGATTAGTACAATTTTACTTTTAATTAGTAGTTTGACTTTTTGGTTGGCAAAAAAAACGATCCAAAAAGGTAAGAATTCACAAGGGATGATAATGTTATTATTTACACTTGTGTTAGGGGTACTTTTTGTGATTTTCCAATTCAAAGGGTTTAATTTTCTTTTTGATAAAGGTTTAGTTCCAGTTGGACCATCAGGATCGGTTACAATTTCATTTTTATATGCCTTTGTAATTGTGCATATCGCACACCTTTTTGGAGGTTTTATTTCGCTTTTAGTTGTAATTTATAATCATTATAAACAAAAGTACAAAACAGGTCAAACCCTTGGTATTGAACTAAGTGCGATGTATTGGCACTTTATGGATTTTATCTGGTTAGGGTTGTTTTTATTTTTCTATTTTTTCAAATAG
- a CDS encoding TolC family protein, protein MLLKKIVFFLLISSCSLYAQEKKWTLEECVNYALENNVSVKQSMLDWESSKIDKLEALGSFLPNLNASSSYNVNTGANINPTTNQFENSTFKSFSANANSSMNLFSGFSNWKRLQRSKLNALASQYRLEKMNDDIALNVANSFLQILLQKEQIKVLENQLEVSIENKNRTSDLIEAGQLPAGDIFEIEATIATQEQQLITAKNNELFAKLGLAQLLLIEDYANFDIAEETFSPELSQVYSQTPEVIFEKSKDIVKDIKISQSNLDLSKKDLGIARSAYYPRLSGFVGYNTRWSESQILTFHEQLYLLDGTAIGLQLQVPIFNGFSTRASVKRAKINVKRNELLVKQSELDLERNVFQAYNDAINAQKAFFASQKTVNARKQSYDFSKERYDVGLMNSFDYMQAKNNYENAEADLIRAKYDYIFRTKILEFYFGIPLIQNN, encoded by the coding sequence ATGTTACTAAAAAAGATAGTTTTCTTTCTGTTAATTTCGAGTTGTTCTCTTTATGCTCAAGAGAAAAAATGGACACTAGAAGAATGCGTAAACTATGCATTAGAGAATAATGTTTCAGTAAAACAATCAATGTTGGATTGGGAAAGTTCTAAAATTGATAAGTTAGAAGCGTTAGGGAGCTTTTTACCTAATTTAAATGCAAGTTCAAGTTACAATGTAAATACGGGAGCAAATATTAATCCGACTACAAATCAATTTGAGAACTCAACATTTAAATCATTCTCGGCTAATGCTAATTCTTCAATGAATTTATTTAGTGGATTTTCTAATTGGAAAAGATTGCAGAGGTCAAAGCTAAATGCTTTAGCTTCTCAATACAGATTAGAAAAAATGAATGACGATATTGCATTAAATGTCGCAAATAGTTTTCTTCAAATATTATTGCAAAAAGAACAGATTAAAGTTTTAGAAAATCAATTAGAAGTTTCAATTGAAAATAAGAATAGAACCTCTGATTTAATTGAAGCAGGTCAATTGCCCGCAGGAGATATTTTTGAAATTGAAGCAACAATAGCGACTCAAGAGCAACAATTAATAACTGCGAAAAACAATGAATTATTTGCAAAACTAGGATTGGCGCAACTTTTATTAATAGAAGATTATGCAAATTTTGATATTGCTGAGGAAACTTTTTCTCCAGAATTATCACAAGTTTATTCGCAAACACCTGAAGTTATATTTGAAAAATCAAAAGATATTGTAAAAGATATTAAGATTTCTCAATCTAATTTAGATTTATCAAAAAAAGATTTAGGTATAGCTCGTTCAGCATATTATCCAAGATTATCTGGATTTGTAGGTTACAATACTCGTTGGTCAGAAAGTCAAATTTTAACTTTTCATGAACAATTATATTTGTTAGATGGTACAGCGATAGGTTTGCAATTACAAGTACCAATATTTAATGGGTTTTCAACAAGAGCTAGTGTCAAAAGAGCAAAGATAAACGTTAAAAGAAATGAGTTGTTAGTAAAGCAGTCAGAGCTAGATTTAGAGCGTAATGTCTTTCAAGCATATAATGATGCCATTAATGCGCAAAAAGCATTTTTTGCTTCCCAGAAAACAGTAAATGCCAGAAAGCAATCTTATGATTTTTCAAAAGAAAGATATGATGTTGGATTAATGAACAGCTTTGACTATATGCAGGCAAAAAATAATTACGAAAATGCTGAAGCTGATTTAATTCGAGCAAAATACGATTATATATTTAGAACAAAAATTTTAGAATTTTATTTCGGAATTCCTTTAATACAAAATAATTAA
- a CDS encoding DUF4403 family protein, whose translation MKGLTIFSAFLLLLITLSSCGASSTKRIDALKPEPTNENIILYKNKTSFVSLPVEISLKDIQKQLNKNMDGLIYHDSILDDDDTQMKIWKSRPIELIEENGTILSEIPLKIWTKVRYGTKFLGLNDTKEIYMDGVLYLESKPHLSNWKLTTKSKIIDLKWNESPSIVIAGKLVPITYLVNPTISYFKKTIATEIDKAIDETCDFKPYVLDALETISKPTKVNDEYETWFKLIPVELYTTNAKLNNKSIKMDMGLKCTLQTMVGDEPKNNFDRNKIILKPVLSMPDKVELSLATVSTYASASKVITKNFKGQEFGSGSKKVTVQNVEIWQKDSKLIIALDLTGSVNGTIYLSGYPNYNAITKEIYFDQLDYVLNTKSVLLKSANWLAQGTVLRKIQENCRYSIKENLAEGETTLAGYLNNYSPTKGVFINGAFTSIEFEKVELTDKAIIAFLTTSGRVSVKIDGLD comes from the coding sequence ATGAAGGGGTTAACCATTTTTAGTGCTTTTTTACTTTTATTAATTACACTTAGTAGTTGTGGAGCTTCATCTACCAAAAGAATAGATGCGTTAAAACCAGAACCTACAAATGAAAATATTATTCTCTATAAAAACAAAACATCTTTTGTTTCATTACCTGTTGAGATTTCATTAAAAGACATTCAAAAGCAATTGAATAAAAATATGGATGGTTTAATTTACCATGATTCTATTTTAGATGATGATGACACTCAAATGAAAATATGGAAATCTAGACCTATTGAACTTATAGAAGAGAATGGCACTATACTTTCAGAAATTCCATTAAAAATTTGGACCAAAGTTCGTTATGGAACAAAATTTTTAGGACTTAACGATACAAAGGAAATTTATATGGATGGTGTTTTATATTTGGAAAGCAAACCACATTTATCGAATTGGAAATTAACAACAAAATCAAAAATTATTGATTTAAAGTGGAATGAAAGCCCATCAATTGTTATTGCTGGTAAACTTGTACCTATAACATATTTAGTAAATCCAACTATTAGTTATTTTAAAAAGACAATTGCTACCGAAATTGATAAAGCAATAGACGAAACATGTGATTTTAAACCTTACGTATTAGATGCCTTAGAAACCATTAGTAAACCAACAAAGGTAAATGATGAATATGAAACTTGGTTTAAATTAATTCCTGTAGAACTTTACACAACCAATGCAAAATTAAACAACAAATCTATTAAAATGGATATGGGTTTAAAATGCACTTTACAAACAATGGTAGGCGATGAACCTAAAAATAATTTTGACCGAAATAAAATTATACTTAAACCAGTTTTAAGTATGCCAGATAAAGTTGAACTTTCACTTGCTACAGTTTCTACTTATGCAAGTGCATCTAAAGTTATTACTAAGAATTTTAAAGGTCAAGAGTTTGGTTCTGGAAGTAAAAAAGTAACCGTTCAAAATGTTGAAATTTGGCAAAAAGACAGTAAATTAATTATTGCATTAGATTTAACAGGTAGTGTAAATGGAACCATTTACTTGTCGGGTTATCCAAATTACAATGCCATTACAAAAGAAATCTATTTTGACCAACTCGATTATGTTTTAAACACAAAAAGTGTTTTATTAAAATCTGCAAACTGGTTAGCGCAAGGAACTGTTTTGAGAAAAATTCAGGAAAATTGTCGTTACTCTATTAAAGAAAATCTTGCAGAAGGCGAAACTACTTTGGCTGGTTATCTAAATAATTACTCACCAACAAAAGGCGTTTTTATAAATGGCGCTTTTACTTCTATAGAATTTGAAAAAGTAGAATTAACCGATAAAGCAATTATTGCTTTCTTAACCACTTCTGGGAGAGTAAGTGTTAAGATTGATGGATTGGATTAA